In Lepisosteus oculatus isolate fLepOcu1 chromosome 15, fLepOcu1.hap2, whole genome shotgun sequence, one genomic interval encodes:
- the LOC107079426 gene encoding uncharacterized protein isoform X1: protein MDDSVKFSKDFYEEVDKNADAYENKLDEICQKYSQLEDDEVVCFSSMTCCSSKGIKPWDGAPLSAKSREWSPGAAQEVWKDWPEVKEELQNGSVLPLETENILGEGRSSAQDMSSYGDIEGASTQGSLRRDMTDENGESSSLSSSHANGSREDAELQSSTSDSAMIDLYSQLMSRMSSAFHRKHTAEAAFSVVKSYRKRLWNANRSMLDTTFSFNRKEKSKKDSKNKSSNSKLVRFSKSSQCAVQSSPEQSDVRSNRTFIISASANHTRQSLTVGRKSPLSKPRQELQMSPAAKSVKGKQSESQTTSFLVYFPRANSATYWKDCMSKYMDVMRPGTFHQRSLSSEQNRISCPPPLHPAVFSPKKPAISASSSDSPKMDSNVSMNQIQKRGFKKAMKSKVSSSEMVFYPRSSHPARLLNEESISDCNSLEQSDVRPFSTTYIVSSNASYSRRPLFLGEKSPLSKQSVIPLRSPHSIQEGVASVQPQLPRTLVSEKHSVVTSIGCSLPKSEDYSTVTPKQKYRYERAVKTDNGSSELVGSFRSSRPSLPLNTKSASDCSSPEQSDMRSRTFIISADATHTKQSLTVGRKSPLSKPRQELQMSPVKCKQGDSQTMAFFIRSPETNAVTCLGDSVCEHVMEAGAFHQRSLSSEKQNGSDSPKLKGYSPLNPIEKLRSKKAMRRNNSSSELLGPSRTSHPVNAESIFDFEQPDTRDSSRAYIFSSNASQSRRQLLEGEKGHYIKELRRPEEISFLTPVRNKNGGGTKPVTYYKAPMVDFKDHCSDGVHKGEFLPRSPASQQGISSSKPPLNAFSVGKQSLFSTEGYLVKKISEANQIPKRCHSSSSVFQQSNRPDIEPEFEDLYQRMVLGKSGTSFCTEGNRVRENTSPASIHNARVGKRMGEFEDHTYPEAKRFQGLSDTINHEGSRSNGGMSPISRSSYSMLQQYKQN from the exons GATTGGCCTGAAGTTAAAGAAGAATTGCAGAATG GTTCAGTTTTGCCCTtggaaacagaaaacattttaggtGAAGGTAGAAGCAGTGCTCAG GATATGTCCTCTTATGGAGATATTGAag GTGCATCAACACAAGGTTCATTAAGACGTGACATGACAGATGAGAACGGTGAATCCAGCAGCCTCTCAAGTAGCCATGCAAACGGGTCCAGGGAGGATGCAGAGCTGCAGTCAAGCACCAGTGATAGTGCGATGATCGATCTGTATTCCCAGCTGATGTCCCGGATGAGCAGTGCCTTCCACAGAAAACACACCGCAGAGGCTGCATTTAGTGTAGTGAAGTCCTATAGGAAGCGCTTGTGGAATGCCAACAGGTCCATGTTAGACACTACTTTCAGTTTCAACCGCAAAGAGAAATCAAAAAAGGACTCAAAGAACAAATCCAGCAATTCAAAGCTTGTACGGTTTTCTAAATCCAGCCAATGTGCAGTGCAGAGCAGTCCAGAGCAATCAGACGTGAGGAGCAATAGGACCTTCATTATTTCTGCTTCTGCCAATCATACAAGACAGTCACTCACTGTGGGTAGGAAGAGCCCTTTAAGTAAGCCAAGACAAGAGTTGCAAATGTCTCCTGCTGCAAAATCTGTTAAGGGCAAACAAAGTGAATCCCAGACAACAAGTTTTTTAGTTTACTTTCCAAGAGCTAATTCTGCAACATACTGGAAAGATTGCATGAGTAAATATATGGATGTCATGAGACCAGGCACGTTTCATCAGAGGTCTCTTTCTTCTGAACAGAACAGAATCAGCTGCCCTCCACCACTGCACCCAGCTGTTTTTTCACCCAAAAAGCCTGCTATTAGTGCCAGCAGCTCTGATTCTCCCAAGATGGACAGTAATGTCAGTATGAATCAAATACAGAAACGGGGATTTAAAAAGGCCATGAAGTCCAAAGTCAGCAGTTCAGAGATGGTGTTTTATCCCAGATCCAGTCATCCTGCTCGTCTGTTGAATGAAGAATCTATATCTGACTGCAACTCTCTAGAGCAATCAGACGTGAGGCCTTTTTCTACAACATATATTGTTTCTTCTAATGCCAGTTACTCAAGAAGACCTCTCTTTCTGGGTGAGAAGAGCCCTTTAAGTAAGCAGAGTGTCATTCCTCTGCGATCTCCTCATTCCATTCAAGAAGGGGTCGCATCTGTACAGCCACAGCTCCCACGTACTCTTGTGTCGGAAAAGCACAGTGTTGTTACATCCATTGGCTGCAGTTTGCCGAAGTCAGAAGATTACAGTACTGTGACTCCAAAACAGAAATATAGATATGAAAGGGCTGTTAAGACTGATAATGGCAGTTCAGAGCTTGTGGGCTCTTTCAGATCCAGTCGTCCTTCTTTGCCATTGAATACAAAATCTGCATCTGACTGCAGCTCTCCAGAGCAGTCAGACATGAGGTCTAGGACCTTCATTATTTCTGCTGATGCCACTCATACAAAACAGTCACTCACTGTGGGTAGGAAGAGCCCTTTAAGTAAGCCAAGACAAGAATTGCAAATGTCTCCTGTTAAGTGCAAACAAGGTGATTCCCAGACAATGGCTTTTTTTATTAGGTCTCCAGAAACTAATGCTGTGACATGCTTGGGAGACTCTGTGTGTGAACATGTAATGGAAGCAGGTGCGTTTCATCAGAGGTCTCTTTCTTCTGAAAAGCAAAACGGCTCTGATTCTCCTAAACTTAAAGGTTACTCCCCTTTGAATCCAATAGAGAAATTGAGATCTAAAAAGGCCATGAGACGCAATAACAGCAGTTCAGAGCTTCTGGGTCCATCTAGAACGAGTCATCCTGTGAATGCAGAATCTATATTTGACTTCGAACAGCCAGACACAAGGGATTCCTCTAGAGCCTACATTTTTTCTTCGAATGCCAGTCAGTCAAGAAGACAACTCCTTGAGGGTGAGAAGGGCCATTATATAAAAGAATTGCGGAGACCAGAGGAGATATCTTTTCTGACTCCTGTTAGAAACAAAAATGGCGGCGGAACCAAGCCAGTGACTTACTACAAGGCTCCTATGGTAGACTTTAAGGATCACTGTAGTGATGGAGTCCATAAGGGTGAGTTTCTTCCAAGGTCTCCTGCCTCACAGCAAGGGATAAGCAGCTCCAAACCACCACTTAATGCTTTTTCAGTTGGAAAGCAGTCGCTGTTCTCCACAGAAGGATATCTAGTCAAGAAAATAAGTGAGGCTAACCAGATTCCTAAGAGGTGTCACTCCTCCTCTTCGGTGTTTCAGCAGAGCAACAGACCAGATATTGAGCCAGAGTTTGAAGATCTCTATCAAAGAATGGTTCTTGGCAAGAGTGGTACTTCATTTTGCACAGAGGGTAACAGAGTACGCGAAAACACCTCTCCTGCCAGCATTCACAATGCCAGAGTGGGGAAAAGGATGGGTGAGTTTGAAGATCATACCTATCCCGAGGCGAAAAGATTCCAAGGGTTGTCTGACACCATTAATCATGAGGGCTCTAGAAGCAATGGGGGAATGTCTCCAATTTCTAGAAGctcgtacagtatgttgcagcaATATAAGCAGAACTGA
- the LOC107079426 gene encoding uncharacterized protein isoform X2: MDDSVKFSKDFYEEVDKNADAYENKLDEICQKYSQLEDDEVVCFSSMTCCSSKGIKPWDGAPLSAKSREWSPGAAQEVWKDWPEVKEELQNGAQIMFQDMSSYGDIEGASTQGSLRRDMTDENGESSSLSSSHANGSREDAELQSSTSDSAMIDLYSQLMSRMSSAFHRKHTAEAAFSVVKSYRKRLWNANRSMLDTTFSFNRKEKSKKDSKNKSSNSKLVRFSKSSQCAVQSSPEQSDVRSNRTFIISASANHTRQSLTVGRKSPLSKPRQELQMSPAAKSVKGKQSESQTTSFLVYFPRANSATYWKDCMSKYMDVMRPGTFHQRSLSSEQNRISCPPPLHPAVFSPKKPAISASSSDSPKMDSNVSMNQIQKRGFKKAMKSKVSSSEMVFYPRSSHPARLLNEESISDCNSLEQSDVRPFSTTYIVSSNASYSRRPLFLGEKSPLSKQSVIPLRSPHSIQEGVASVQPQLPRTLVSEKHSVVTSIGCSLPKSEDYSTVTPKQKYRYERAVKTDNGSSELVGSFRSSRPSLPLNTKSASDCSSPEQSDMRSRTFIISADATHTKQSLTVGRKSPLSKPRQELQMSPVKCKQGDSQTMAFFIRSPETNAVTCLGDSVCEHVMEAGAFHQRSLSSEKQNGSDSPKLKGYSPLNPIEKLRSKKAMRRNNSSSELLGPSRTSHPVNAESIFDFEQPDTRDSSRAYIFSSNASQSRRQLLEGEKGHYIKELRRPEEISFLTPVRNKNGGGTKPVTYYKAPMVDFKDHCSDGVHKGEFLPRSPASQQGISSSKPPLNAFSVGKQSLFSTEGYLVKKISEANQIPKRCHSSSSVFQQSNRPDIEPEFEDLYQRMVLGKSGTSFCTEGNRVRENTSPASIHNARVGKRMGEFEDHTYPEAKRFQGLSDTINHEGSRSNGGMSPISRSSYSMLQQYKQN, translated from the exons GATTGGCCTGAAGTTAAAGAAGAATTGCAGAATG GAGCCCAAATCATGTTTCAG GATATGTCCTCTTATGGAGATATTGAag GTGCATCAACACAAGGTTCATTAAGACGTGACATGACAGATGAGAACGGTGAATCCAGCAGCCTCTCAAGTAGCCATGCAAACGGGTCCAGGGAGGATGCAGAGCTGCAGTCAAGCACCAGTGATAGTGCGATGATCGATCTGTATTCCCAGCTGATGTCCCGGATGAGCAGTGCCTTCCACAGAAAACACACCGCAGAGGCTGCATTTAGTGTAGTGAAGTCCTATAGGAAGCGCTTGTGGAATGCCAACAGGTCCATGTTAGACACTACTTTCAGTTTCAACCGCAAAGAGAAATCAAAAAAGGACTCAAAGAACAAATCCAGCAATTCAAAGCTTGTACGGTTTTCTAAATCCAGCCAATGTGCAGTGCAGAGCAGTCCAGAGCAATCAGACGTGAGGAGCAATAGGACCTTCATTATTTCTGCTTCTGCCAATCATACAAGACAGTCACTCACTGTGGGTAGGAAGAGCCCTTTAAGTAAGCCAAGACAAGAGTTGCAAATGTCTCCTGCTGCAAAATCTGTTAAGGGCAAACAAAGTGAATCCCAGACAACAAGTTTTTTAGTTTACTTTCCAAGAGCTAATTCTGCAACATACTGGAAAGATTGCATGAGTAAATATATGGATGTCATGAGACCAGGCACGTTTCATCAGAGGTCTCTTTCTTCTGAACAGAACAGAATCAGCTGCCCTCCACCACTGCACCCAGCTGTTTTTTCACCCAAAAAGCCTGCTATTAGTGCCAGCAGCTCTGATTCTCCCAAGATGGACAGTAATGTCAGTATGAATCAAATACAGAAACGGGGATTTAAAAAGGCCATGAAGTCCAAAGTCAGCAGTTCAGAGATGGTGTTTTATCCCAGATCCAGTCATCCTGCTCGTCTGTTGAATGAAGAATCTATATCTGACTGCAACTCTCTAGAGCAATCAGACGTGAGGCCTTTTTCTACAACATATATTGTTTCTTCTAATGCCAGTTACTCAAGAAGACCTCTCTTTCTGGGTGAGAAGAGCCCTTTAAGTAAGCAGAGTGTCATTCCTCTGCGATCTCCTCATTCCATTCAAGAAGGGGTCGCATCTGTACAGCCACAGCTCCCACGTACTCTTGTGTCGGAAAAGCACAGTGTTGTTACATCCATTGGCTGCAGTTTGCCGAAGTCAGAAGATTACAGTACTGTGACTCCAAAACAGAAATATAGATATGAAAGGGCTGTTAAGACTGATAATGGCAGTTCAGAGCTTGTGGGCTCTTTCAGATCCAGTCGTCCTTCTTTGCCATTGAATACAAAATCTGCATCTGACTGCAGCTCTCCAGAGCAGTCAGACATGAGGTCTAGGACCTTCATTATTTCTGCTGATGCCACTCATACAAAACAGTCACTCACTGTGGGTAGGAAGAGCCCTTTAAGTAAGCCAAGACAAGAATTGCAAATGTCTCCTGTTAAGTGCAAACAAGGTGATTCCCAGACAATGGCTTTTTTTATTAGGTCTCCAGAAACTAATGCTGTGACATGCTTGGGAGACTCTGTGTGTGAACATGTAATGGAAGCAGGTGCGTTTCATCAGAGGTCTCTTTCTTCTGAAAAGCAAAACGGCTCTGATTCTCCTAAACTTAAAGGTTACTCCCCTTTGAATCCAATAGAGAAATTGAGATCTAAAAAGGCCATGAGACGCAATAACAGCAGTTCAGAGCTTCTGGGTCCATCTAGAACGAGTCATCCTGTGAATGCAGAATCTATATTTGACTTCGAACAGCCAGACACAAGGGATTCCTCTAGAGCCTACATTTTTTCTTCGAATGCCAGTCAGTCAAGAAGACAACTCCTTGAGGGTGAGAAGGGCCATTATATAAAAGAATTGCGGAGACCAGAGGAGATATCTTTTCTGACTCCTGTTAGAAACAAAAATGGCGGCGGAACCAAGCCAGTGACTTACTACAAGGCTCCTATGGTAGACTTTAAGGATCACTGTAGTGATGGAGTCCATAAGGGTGAGTTTCTTCCAAGGTCTCCTGCCTCACAGCAAGGGATAAGCAGCTCCAAACCACCACTTAATGCTTTTTCAGTTGGAAAGCAGTCGCTGTTCTCCACAGAAGGATATCTAGTCAAGAAAATAAGTGAGGCTAACCAGATTCCTAAGAGGTGTCACTCCTCCTCTTCGGTGTTTCAGCAGAGCAACAGACCAGATATTGAGCCAGAGTTTGAAGATCTCTATCAAAGAATGGTTCTTGGCAAGAGTGGTACTTCATTTTGCACAGAGGGTAACAGAGTACGCGAAAACACCTCTCCTGCCAGCATTCACAATGCCAGAGTGGGGAAAAGGATGGGTGAGTTTGAAGATCATACCTATCCCGAGGCGAAAAGATTCCAAGGGTTGTCTGACACCATTAATCATGAGGGCTCTAGAAGCAATGGGGGAATGTCTCCAATTTCTAGAAGctcgtacagtatgttgcagcaATATAAGCAGAACTGA